The window CTTTTAAGCCATGTTACTAACTTTGGAGAATAACCAGTAAAATATGAGCTTCCAAgatggattcttttttttatagaatTTCCAGCTTTTGTAATAGTTTTCCATATCGTTGTCTGTTCTTTATTACTAGACAAATGTTTCTACACTTACATGTGTAGAAATGCATCAAATATAGAAACATTAACAATAGGTGTTGGCCAACTAGCTCTCTCATTCTTTTCGcttcaagagaaaacagaagcactTAGGTTCTACTTCATAAATGAATGTACAAAACATTGGTTTGGACATGGTTTATGTCTGAGATTACACCAGTATCTGACATAACTGTTGCTCAGCACACATACgtatgtagaatcatagaatggtgtgGGTTGGGAGGGTctttaaagaccatccagttccagtccacccactagatcaggctgcccaaagccctCTCCAACCTGACCTTGGACACCTTCAGGGCatgtatacatatttatgtatatataataaCCTGCATAGTTTTAGATAGGAGGTAAGGGAAATCTGAATGATGATGATACTTCATACTTGTTTTAGAAAAGTTTTTTGTATCCTGCAGATTTGAGGTACGCGGATACCTGACTTACTTTTTCAGTCAAGAGGAACATTGACCAGGCATTTTCTGTGCAGTGAATGTACTTGTTTTGCACTGCATTGTCTGCTTTGCAATTAAGGCAATGGGAACATGACCCACAAGAAGCATGTACGGCCCACCCGGTCCTTGCAGAGGTTGCAAGGCTAGTGCCCAGTGGTCAAGGGCATTGCCTCAGCAGAGGTACCTGGTTAAGTGCACCTGGGAGCTGCCTTGGTTTGAAAGTCCTTTGGAAACAGTGTACTCTTATCTGCTGTATTTTACTTCTCAGAGAGACAGACAAGAAATGACTTTGATTTATGCTGGAAGTCCCTAGCTTAGAGAAATGGATAAACTGATTTAATCTTGCAGTATTTGGATAAAAAGAGGGAATGTGCATTTAAACaaattcagtaaatatttatacattacTTAAAACCCACCTCTTATTCTGGTCTTCACGTCTGTTAAAGGTTCTAGCATTCGGCATATACTGTTGGCAAATATATAGTTGATGCTTGTTATGTATTTAATGAAGGATTTACCTTTTATTTGAAGTAACTGTTGTATAATCAGAATTATACGAAGTACAGAAACAACTAGATAATTTTtcataagtttaaaaaaatttattGAGCGCTTAACAGGCTCAGAAACTGCAACGTTTCAGTACAAAATGTCAAGCATTTCCTATAACAACCATTAATATCCACCTTTTGATGAAACAACAGCACCAAGTTGGTCTCTAACTCCTTTGATTTCCACAAGGAATCCAACAAAAGTAACTTAATAGTCTGAAGATCAGAGAAATGGTAAACATACCAGGAATGCAGTTCTGATGTTCTGGGGTCTTATGCTTAATTCAGCTTGTAAGCTCAATCTTTCCTGCTGTAAGCTTAGGGGCTGCAGTCAAGTCAGAGACTGACCTTACAGGCTCTCAGTGGTTGTGTATAAGGACCACATCTTGCTGGGGAGCTTGAAGACACAACCTGTTCACAGACTGTCTTGTTAAGGCAAGTGATGTGTGCTTGGCAAATTTATCAGAGTTCAGAGGCCTCAGGCTGTGGTTTCAAGATGGTTTTAATCTATCTAgtagaaattaattttgatcCCTCTTCAGCACTTCTGTTACTGTGTGCTCAGCTCTTATGCTCATTAAACCACCTGACTTTCTCACTCTTGACTTTGGCTAGGCTTCTGCTGTTTTAATGATCTAAAGCAGATCACTGGGGTATCAGATCAAGTCCAGGGGAGGTATAACAGAAAAGGTGGAGTTATCATCCTAACCCTAGCTGCACACAAACTAAAGCGTGAGCCAAcctgctttcctcctttcacACTGCATTATAGAGCTGTGGgtcagttttatttgtttgtgcTAACATGAAAATCTGTGATTTCTAACTCCATGGCTTCTATAGTTCAGttttaaataatggaaatttTCTGAACCTGGAACATGCAGTGTGCACAGACCCTCCTGAGGGTCAAAACTGAAGGAAACGTTTGTATGAGACCAGATGAGATGGATATACAGCAGAATATCCTGTGTGTAAGGAATGATGCTTTGCCTTCCTGGTTGGTCCTGTACAGAAGAATGTATGTGCCTCAGGCAGTAGAAATTAGAAGGCTGTATAAAACAGTTGAAGGGACAGAGATTTAGTCCCAACTCTTTTTATATATGCGGTTTGTAACAGCTGTCCACATAAACAGCACATGCATTCATGTagatccaggaaaaaaaatatctggatCTCACCCAGTGTATCAGAAAGAGACCCTCATCTAGTATTCATTATCCTCTTCCAGGTCTTCGCCTGCAGTTGCAGCTTCcagtgcagccagagctgctgctacTTCTGCATCTTCCTCCTCAATTTGTCCATTGATGTCTTTGTGGCTGTGATGTGTGggtgcctgtgctgctgtgggcacaGCCGTGGCAGCAATGCTATTGGGAATATCCTCATTTGAGCCTGCAGAGTCAGTGTTAAAAAGCTCAATACTTCTTCCCTTCATATGCAAAGGTGGGATTACATGAAGGTCTTGGCCCTGCATTGCTGAATGCTTAGGCATTTGGTCTGAATGTGCATAGTTGACTGAAATGCTATCTTTTTCAACATGGTTCCTGATTTGGTTGTCATTTTGGCAATAATCTTTATCTGGCAGTTCTATGGCATCAATATTTTGTGTCTCCAATATTGCACTTCCTTTGAGAAAGTTGCTATCTCCTGTAGACTGGGACTTCCCACTGCGAATACTGTTCATCTGACTGCAGTCTGCCTTCCTGTGACTGCCTGCTCCTATGTCAAACTCTTGGCCACGCTCATTTGTTTTGGAGTGGGAGTCTCCAGTGTTGACCGAAGAAGGCTCTGCCGACTGGCTGGAGGTGCCCTGTTCACTGGCTTCCTTCACTGAGTTTGTGCTGGGGCTGAGGATGGGGTGCACACCAGCATGGGAGTTGCCACCATTGACTGCAACATCAAGCTTTGCAACACACTTCACGGGGCTATCATCTTGGAAAGCATTACCTCTGTGGTTCCAGAGGGTCTCCCCTGTGCTATTtacctgatttttatttcctgttgtaTTTAGCTCATCCTTCTGGagttcttttttctgttctttaatttcACAGTTCTGCTTGAATTTAGATTTATTGCCTTTTTGCTCATCTTGTTTATAGCTGTTTCCTTCATGAGTGCACCCAGGTGGTTGTAATTCTTCTGGATCAAAAATGTAGCTGGAGTAAGAAAAGTTTGTAGAAGAAATGTTAATTAGACTATTAATAGTAGAATAGTAGAACTTGAACAACGATTATGCTTCATTTTAAGCTTGAGATCTTAGTGACACCAGTTCCTTTACCCGAGGTCCTAAGAGTGACTTAAACTGAATGAAGTGTTGGATTATGCTGTAGTCTCCTGAGAGTGGCAAGAACTAACTCACCCCTATAGTGAGGTTCACCAGGATCCTGGGAAGGTATCAGAGAAGCTTCTGCTGATTGTTGCATGTTTCAAGCTTCTCTTATTTTATTCCTCTGGATGGTGGATTAGGCAATGAGTAGTCATCAGACTGTTATTTGGTATGCCCTCATATAgttgccaaaatattttctgatgtttttcctctcaaatcTTGCCTCTTtgtccttttccctttctgtgttTG of the Numida meleagris isolate 19003 breed g44 Domestic line chromosome 4, NumMel1.0, whole genome shotgun sequence genome contains:
- the C4H4orf19 gene encoding uncharacterized protein C4orf19 homolog, which codes for MLLTYLNNLHQYGSRHLRQTFQAVDGVQSERLKKIQMGCRCCKMIQSYIFDPEELQPPGCTHEGNSYKQDEQKGNKSKFKQNCEIKEQKKELQKDELNTTGNKNQVNSTGETLWNHRGNAFQDDSPVKCVAKLDVAVNGGNSHAGVHPILSPSTNSVKEASEQGTSSQSAEPSSVNTGDSHSKTNERGQEFDIGAGSHRKADCSQMNSIRSGKSQSTGDSNFLKGSAILETQNIDAIELPDKDYCQNDNQIRNHVEKDSISVNYAHSDQMPKHSAMQGQDLHVIPPLHMKGRSIELFNTDSAGSNEDIPNSIAATAVPTAAQAPTHHSHKDINGQIEEEDAEVAAALAALEAATAGEDLEEDNEY